From the genome of Salvelinus fontinalis isolate EN_2023a chromosome 20, ASM2944872v1, whole genome shotgun sequence, one region includes:
- the cipcb gene encoding CLOCK-interacting pacemaker, translating to MSSTKKKAEGQSRTMGKLRTMKSGSSRTDSERDSGFSDASTIDLTDSEDSSRAVSKREAQRPASGSHPSQLAVVGGSYSNMSPMIMKNVLLKQPGNNPPSQKPWGFSPAVEMVQQPQVVFVQPVVSPVVSHCTTSNPKEASSKRRRPKKYLPILRSYPKIAPHPRDCSSSSGRESSCYFPSSSPSASSHREHHHNHRNKHQRHQSSSFSCGSSRCSTPSLPPPSSSLSPSPQHRLTPSLTDSSACSSPARSSLAVSRSEFSPAPSPALTVTPSDTLTTEVPEKTNTLSLPQPTVATTNDNSCYDDGNHDDNGDDHNIKRKRFCNTYNILSKSGLLEITLSTKDLIRQNRRTQVDLDRLKEHTNLFLEALQTGDTSIWSKLQTSLQEEQEEKGSGQQSSLKADTD from the exons ATGAGTAGTACCAAGAAGAAAGCAGAAGGGCAATCTAGGACCATGGGCAAACTACGAACCATGAAGTCAGGAAGCTCCAGAACAGACTCGGAGAGAGACTCTGGCTTCTCAG ATGCCAGCACCATAGACCTGACAGATTCTGAGGACTCATCTCGCGCTGTGTCCAAGAGAGAGGCTCAGCGCCCTGCATCGGGGTCTCATCCCTCACAGCTAGCTGTGGTGGGGGGGTCCTACTCCAACATGTCCCCCATGATCATGAAAAATGTCCTCCTAAAACAG ccCGGGAACAACCCTCCCTCTCAGAAGCCATGGGGGTTCAGCCCAGCTGTGGAGATGGTCCAGCAGCCTCAGGTGGTCTTCGTCCAGCCCGTTGTCTCCCCTGTGGTCTCCCACTGCACCACATCCAACCCTAAGGAGGCCTCCTCCAAACGCCGGCGCCCCAAGAAGTATCTGCCCATCCTCAGGTCCTACCCGAAGATCGCCCCTCACCCTAGAGATTGTTCAAGTTCCTCCGGGAGAGAAAGCTCTTGTTATTTCCCCTCTTCTTCCCCCTCGGCCTCCAGCCACCGGGAACACCATCACAACCACAGAAACAAACATCAGAGGCACCAGTCTAGTAGTTTTAGCTGTGGTTCTTCTCGTTGCAGCACCCCcagtctccctcctccctctagctccctgtccccctctccccagcATAGGCTCACCCCCTCCCTCACAGACTCCAGTGCTTGCAGCAGCCCTGCAAGATCCTCTCTCGCCGTCAGTAGATCAGAGTtctccccagccccatcccctgcCTTAACCGTAACCCCTTCAGACACCCTCACCACTGAGGTCCCTGAGAAAACCaacaccctctccctcccacaACCCACCGTCGCCACAACCAACGACAACAGCTGCTACGATGACGGCAACCACGACGACAATGGCGATGACCATAACATAAAGCGCAAGCGTTTCTGCAACACGTACAACATCCTGTCCAAGTCTGGCCTGCTGGAGATCACCCTGAGTACCAAGGACCTGATTCGTCAGAACCGCAGGACCCAGGTAGACCTGGACCGGCTCAAGGAGCACACCAACCTCTTCCTGGAGGCCCTGCAGACCGGAGATACCAGCATCTGGAGCAAGCTGCAGACCAGCCTCCAGGAAGAGCAGGAAGAGAAAGGCAGTGGGCAGCAGAGCAGCTTAAAGGCGGATACAGATTAG
- the LOC129817214 gene encoding vascular endothelial growth factor A-like → MNTFSFKMHNLVGVSQILATLMFHLAPTQTSHSPVEPHSRVMLFREVLERSLCRSMERLVEVEQEYPGGVEYIFSPACVPLWRCAGCCGDENLECHPTLTRNVTMQLMRITPTERTGQYVELTFVEHQTCECRHRKMHLNESSPRVRIHPRRRKHRKRSKDCGKCQNPHS, encoded by the exons ATGAACACCTTTTCCTTCAAGATGCACAATCTCGTCGGCGTCTCGCAGATTTTGGCAACTCTTATGTTCCACTTGGCACCTACTCAG ACTTCTCACTCCCCAGTGGAACCACACTCTAGAG TGATGCTGTTCCGGGAAGTCTTGGAGCGGAGTTTGTGTCGTTCGATGGAGCGATTGGTGGAGGTGGAGCAGGAGTACCCTGGAGGGGTGGAATATATTTTTAGCCCTGCCTGCGTGCCCCTGTGGCGATGCGCTGGTTGCTGTGGAGACGAGAACCTGGAGTGTCACCCCACCCTCACACGTAACGTCACCATGCAG TTGATGAGGATAACTCCGACtgagaggacagggcagtacgtGGAGCTGACGTTTGTGGAGCATCAGACCTGTGAGTGCAG ACACAGGAAGATGCATTTGAATGAGAG CAGTCCCAGAGTCAGGATCCATCCCAGGAGGAGGAAGCACAGGAAAAGATCCAAAGACTGTGGCAA GTGTCAGAACCCACACAGCTAG